One window of the Devosia sp. 2618 genome contains the following:
- the uvrA gene encoding excinuclease ABC subunit UvrA produces MTTKPSQNREIIVRGAREHNLKGIDLKLPRDSLIVMTGLSGSGKSSLAFDTIYAEGQRRYVESLSAYARQFLEMMQKPDVEHIEGLSPAISIEQKTTSRNPRSTVGTVTEIYDYLRLLFARVGVPYSPATGLPIESQTVSQMVDKVLELPEGTRLYLLAPIARGRKGEYKKELADLMRKGFQRVKIDGEYHEIEEAPALDKKFKHDIEVVVDRVVVGPDISGRLSESFETALKLADGIALIEFVDEKAEDGSAKQTTFSEKFACPVSGFTIAEIEPRLFSFNNPFGACPVCDGLGTEQKIDPDQIVPDATLSIKDGAILPWSKTSAPYYIQTLAAVLKMYGASTATPWNELPFEIQHAVLYGTGKDKVDFVYDDGLRQYKTTKAFEGVIGNLERRYKETESAGMREEIEKYMSAKPCFACGGYRLKPESLAVKIDGLHVGQVTEKSIKDSLTWFEQLPAKLTPNQQTIGERILKEIRERLNFLVAVGLDYLSMSRNSGTLSGGESQRIRLASQIGSGLTGVLYVLDEPSIGLHQRDNAKLLETLRRLRDIGNTVIVVEHDEDAIMTADYVVDIGPGAGVHGGHIVAEGTPQDIIDSPDSLTGKYLSGRMGIAMPAERRQGTKGKTLSVMGATGNNLKNVSVDVPLGMFVAITGVSGGGKSTLMIDTMYQAIARRLNGARVVPAPHESLTGLEFLDKVIDIDQSPIGRTPRSNPATYTGAFTPLREWFAGLPEAKTRGYGPGRFSFNVKGGRCEKCEGDGVLKIEMHFLPDVYVTCDVCKGKRYNRETLEVQFKGKSISDILDMTIDEGVDFFSAVPVIRDKFATLQRVGLGYVKVGQPANTLSGGEAQRVKLSKELSKRATGRTLYMLDEPTTGLHFHDVAKLLDVLHELVEGGNTVIVIEHNLEVIKTADWVIDLGPEGGDGGGEIVAMGTPEDVAANPRSYTGKFLKEVMARRPHFATRAAE; encoded by the coding sequence ATGACCACCAAGCCAAGCCAGAACCGTGAGATCATTGTGCGCGGAGCCCGCGAACATAATCTCAAGGGCATCGACCTCAAATTGCCGCGCGACAGCCTGATCGTGATGACGGGTCTGTCCGGGTCCGGCAAGTCGTCGCTGGCATTCGACACCATCTATGCTGAAGGCCAGCGCCGCTACGTGGAATCGCTGAGCGCCTATGCGCGCCAGTTCCTCGAGATGATGCAGAAGCCCGATGTCGAGCATATCGAGGGCCTGTCGCCCGCGATTTCCATCGAGCAGAAAACCACATCGCGTAACCCGCGCTCTACCGTTGGCACGGTCACCGAGATCTACGACTATCTCCGCCTGCTGTTTGCCCGCGTCGGCGTGCCCTATTCGCCCGCAACCGGCCTGCCCATCGAAAGCCAGACCGTCAGCCAGATGGTAGACAAGGTACTGGAACTGCCCGAAGGCACGCGGCTTTACCTGCTCGCGCCGATCGCGCGCGGCCGCAAGGGTGAGTACAAAAAGGAACTCGCCGACCTGATGCGCAAGGGCTTCCAGCGCGTCAAGATCGACGGCGAATACCACGAGATCGAGGAAGCCCCTGCCCTCGACAAGAAGTTCAAGCATGACATCGAAGTCGTGGTCGACCGCGTGGTGGTCGGGCCAGACATTTCCGGCCGCCTGTCGGAGAGCTTTGAGACGGCGCTGAAGCTGGCGGACGGCATCGCGCTGATCGAGTTCGTCGACGAGAAGGCCGAAGACGGCAGCGCCAAGCAGACGACGTTCTCGGAAAAGTTCGCCTGCCCGGTCTCCGGCTTCACCATTGCCGAAATCGAGCCGCGCCTGTTCTCGTTCAACAACCCGTTCGGCGCCTGCCCGGTTTGCGATGGCCTTGGCACCGAACAGAAGATCGACCCTGACCAGATCGTTCCGGATGCGACCCTCTCGATCAAGGACGGCGCCATCCTGCCATGGAGCAAGACGAGCGCGCCTTACTACATCCAGACGCTGGCCGCCGTGTTGAAGATGTATGGCGCCTCGACCGCTACGCCGTGGAATGAACTACCCTTCGAGATCCAGCACGCCGTACTCTATGGCACCGGCAAGGACAAGGTCGACTTCGTCTATGACGATGGCCTGCGCCAGTACAAGACTACCAAGGCCTTTGAAGGCGTCATCGGCAACCTTGAGCGTCGCTACAAGGAAACCGAAAGCGCAGGCATGCGCGAAGAAATCGAAAAGTACATGTCGGCCAAGCCCTGCTTTGCCTGCGGCGGCTATCGCCTCAAGCCGGAATCGCTGGCCGTCAAGATCGACGGGCTGCATGTCGGCCAAGTCACCGAGAAGTCCATCAAGGATTCCCTGACCTGGTTCGAACAGCTGCCGGCCAAACTGACGCCAAACCAGCAGACCATCGGCGAGCGCATCCTCAAGGAAATCCGCGAGCGGCTGAATTTCCTCGTGGCAGTTGGCCTTGATTATCTTTCCATGTCGCGAAATTCCGGCACTCTGTCGGGTGGCGAGAGCCAGCGTATTCGCCTTGCCAGCCAGATCGGCTCGGGCCTGACCGGCGTGCTCTACGTGCTTGATGAGCCCTCGATCGGGTTACATCAGCGCGACAATGCCAAGCTGCTCGAAACGCTGCGTCGCCTGCGCGATATCGGCAATACCGTGATCGTCGTCGAACACGACGAAGACGCCATCATGACCGCTGACTACGTTGTCGACATCGGTCCCGGTGCTGGCGTACACGGCGGCCATATCGTCGCCGAAGGCACGCCACAGGACATTATCGACAGCCCCGACTCGCTGACCGGAAAATATCTGTCGGGCCGCATGGGCATTGCCATGCCGGCTGAGCGTCGTCAGGGCACCAAGGGAAAGACCCTCAGCGTCATGGGCGCCACCGGCAACAACCTCAAGAACGTGTCGGTCGATGTGCCACTGGGCATGTTCGTCGCCATCACCGGCGTTTCGGGCGGCGGCAAGTCGACACTGATGATCGACACCATGTACCAGGCCATTGCCCGCCGCCTGAACGGCGCGCGCGTGGTCCCTGCCCCCCATGAATCGCTGACCGGCCTCGAGTTCCTCGACAAGGTCATCGATATCGACCAGTCGCCGATTGGTCGCACACCACGCTCGAACCCTGCCACCTATACCGGCGCGTTTACGCCGCTGCGCGAGTGGTTTGCCGGCCTGCCGGAAGCCAAGACGCGCGGATACGGCCCCGGCCGTTTCAGCTTCAACGTCAAGGGCGGGCGCTGCGAGAAGTGCGAGGGCGATGGCGTTCTCAAGATCGAGATGCACTTCCTTCCTGACGTTTACGTCACCTGCGACGTCTGCAAGGGCAAGCGCTACAACCGCGAAACGCTCGAAGTTCAGTTCAAGGGCAAGTCGATTTCCGACATCCTGGATATGACCATCGACGAAGGCGTCGATTTCTTCTCGGCTGTTCCGGTCATTCGCGACAAGTTCGCGACACTGCAACGCGTCGGCCTTGGTTATGTAAAGGTCGGCCAGCCGGCCAATACGCTCTCGGGCGGCGAGGCGCAGCGCGTCAAGCTCTCCAAGGAACTCTCCAAGCGCGCCACCGGCCGCACGCTCTATATGCTGGATGAGCCGACGACAGGTCTCCATTTCCACGACGTGGCCA